The following proteins come from a genomic window of Pseudomonas putida:
- a CDS encoding DUF3168 domain-containing protein, which yields MTDPSLALQEAIFARLQEEVSCPIYDGAPLNADMPYVSIDREVSVNSSPISGRKRETRLLYLSVWSDAVGQAEVKRINGEVIAALDERRLPLGVGRAVSVRVEQADAQRDADGITYQGSITVRVITTH from the coding sequence ATGACTGATCCATCCTTGGCCCTGCAGGAGGCCATCTTCGCCAGGCTTCAAGAGGAGGTCAGTTGCCCCATCTACGACGGCGCGCCGCTTAATGCGGACATGCCGTATGTGTCCATCGACCGGGAGGTTTCGGTCAACAGCAGCCCGATTTCGGGCCGCAAGCGTGAGACGCGCCTGCTGTACCTCTCGGTTTGGTCCGATGCAGTCGGTCAGGCCGAGGTCAAGCGCATCAACGGCGAAGTCATCGCCGCTCTGGATGAGCGCCGGCTGCCGCTGGGAGTGGGGCGCGCGGTGTCTGTCAGGGTGGAGCAAGCCGACGCCCAGCGCGACGCCGACGGCATCACCTATCAGGGTTCGATCACTGTCCGCGTGATCACCACCCACTGA
- a CDS encoding HK97 gp10 family phage protein, translating into MGSRSSIRGDIRLRRTLRNIHKTMDNELQPAMLEAANRILESQRQLIPKDTGAAAAALKVYVSPSGLDAQIGIRGKRDNRRFFYLRFIEYGTKGYIGGKRAGDRNRRVTNKSDGTHFFGKYPDIPARPAHPWLRPSMDVNREYVMADIEAAVRRTLRKASQGVGND; encoded by the coding sequence ATGGGAAGCCGGTCCAGCATTCGGGGCGATATTCGGCTGCGCCGAACGCTGCGAAACATTCACAAGACGATGGACAACGAGCTTCAGCCGGCCATGCTGGAGGCTGCTAACCGGATCTTGGAGAGCCAGCGGCAGCTGATTCCTAAAGATACCGGGGCCGCCGCCGCCGCGCTCAAGGTGTACGTCTCGCCCAGCGGCTTGGATGCGCAAATCGGCATACGCGGTAAGCGCGACAACCGGCGATTCTTCTACCTACGCTTCATCGAGTACGGTACCAAGGGTTACATCGGCGGCAAGCGGGCCGGTGATCGTAATCGGCGCGTCACCAACAAGAGCGATGGCACGCACTTCTTTGGCAAGTATCCAGATATCCCGGCCAGGCCTGCACATCCCTGGCTTCGTCCATCGATGGACGTCAACCGGGAGTACGTCATGGCTGATATCGAAGCCGCCGTGCGTCGCACGCTCCGCAAAGCGAGCCAGGGGGTAGGCAATGACTGA
- a CDS encoding phage head closure protein, with amino-acid sequence MKAGPMRHRCRIYKPHREQNRSGGATEAWVEVGEVWAEVTTPTGRVSPVAEQLQAVISAEIRIRPRSDIVAGWRLTEKRTGITYKVEAPLLNNERDMLRLLCSSVPNP; translated from the coding sequence ATGAAAGCCGGACCCATGCGGCACCGCTGCCGGATCTACAAGCCCCACCGCGAGCAAAACCGCTCCGGCGGCGCCACGGAGGCCTGGGTGGAGGTCGGCGAAGTCTGGGCAGAGGTCACCACGCCGACGGGTAGGGTTTCGCCTGTGGCCGAACAGCTGCAAGCGGTGATCAGCGCTGAGATCCGCATCCGGCCACGTTCGGACATCGTCGCTGGCTGGCGACTGACCGAGAAACGCACGGGCATCACTTACAAGGTCGAGGCGCCACTGCTCAACAACGAACGGGACATGCTGCGGCTGCTGTGCTCCAGCGTCCCAAACCCATGA
- a CDS encoding head-tail connector protein, whose amino-acid sequence MLELATVKMHLRVDGEEEDALIVGYVAAAKAHVEQHCDRKLVDADPVEPEEMGLTSDVEQAVLLLVGHWYANREAVAVGTIATAMPLAVERLLWYRKRF is encoded by the coding sequence ATGCTCGAGCTGGCCACCGTGAAGATGCACCTGCGGGTCGACGGCGAGGAGGAAGACGCTTTGATCGTCGGTTACGTCGCAGCGGCCAAGGCCCACGTCGAGCAGCACTGTGACCGCAAGCTGGTCGATGCTGACCCGGTCGAGCCGGAGGAAATGGGTTTGACCAGCGATGTTGAGCAGGCGGTCCTGCTGCTGGTCGGCCACTGGTACGCCAACCGCGAGGCAGTTGCAGTGGGCACCATTGCCACGGCCATGCCGCTCGCAGTCGAAAGGCTGCTCTGGTACAGGAAGCGCTTCTGA
- a CDS encoding phage major capsid protein has protein sequence MSEVKELKDSLELQLKNGFGELQKKYDSAMQELEKGNEVAGDLKKQIADTKGELQKVIDQVVDLEQKGVKLRGLPGEGKSFIDLIKGDDTYKALNQKNASLAQLEVTKSDMASMKEMKVTSAGIVAPIYDPVIQPGIRQELRIRDLLTAIPVSGQQYTYFREDVHTRGAATVAEGGLKPTSNVTFTNVTDRVKKIAVWMPVTDEALDDVPQMFAYLQQLLRYDLKLEEEAQILKGDGLGENLNGLMTQATTYNTALSKAGDTAIDLVRRAIYQVRKQSQMSADGVVMTELDWMNIELQKDGENRYLFANLQGLVTPILWGRPVITSDSMDEGDEAAGGEFLVANFARSTTLFDRMSFLFKMGLINDQFIKNERALLVEERLGLGVRRKEALVKGNFPTAA, from the coding sequence ATGAGCGAAGTAAAAGAACTGAAAGACTCCCTGGAGCTGCAACTCAAGAACGGCTTCGGTGAGCTGCAAAAGAAGTACGACTCTGCCATGCAGGAGTTGGAGAAAGGCAACGAAGTCGCTGGCGACCTCAAAAAGCAGATCGCAGACACGAAGGGCGAACTGCAGAAGGTCATCGACCAGGTGGTCGATCTCGAGCAGAAGGGCGTGAAGCTGCGTGGTCTGCCGGGCGAGGGCAAGAGCTTCATCGACCTGATCAAGGGCGACGACACCTACAAAGCGTTGAACCAGAAGAACGCTTCCCTGGCGCAGCTCGAAGTTACCAAGTCCGACATGGCCAGCATGAAGGAAATGAAGGTCACCAGCGCCGGTATCGTCGCCCCGATCTACGACCCGGTTATTCAGCCGGGCATCCGCCAAGAGCTGCGCATCCGCGATCTTCTGACCGCGATCCCGGTCTCCGGCCAGCAGTACACCTACTTCCGCGAGGACGTACACACCCGTGGCGCCGCGACCGTGGCGGAAGGCGGCCTAAAGCCAACCAGCAATGTCACCTTCACCAACGTCACCGATCGCGTGAAGAAGATCGCGGTCTGGATGCCGGTGACGGACGAGGCGTTGGATGACGTGCCGCAGATGTTCGCCTACCTGCAGCAACTTCTGCGCTACGACCTCAAGCTCGAGGAAGAGGCGCAGATCCTCAAGGGCGACGGGCTCGGCGAGAACCTGAATGGCTTGATGACCCAGGCGACCACCTACAACACGGCCCTGAGCAAGGCTGGTGATACCGCCATCGACCTGGTGCGCCGCGCTATCTACCAGGTTCGCAAACAGTCGCAGATGTCCGCCGATGGCGTGGTGATGACTGAGCTCGACTGGATGAACATCGAGCTCCAGAAGGATGGCGAGAACCGTTATCTCTTCGCCAACCTCCAGGGCCTGGTCACTCCAATTCTCTGGGGCCGTCCGGTTATCACCTCAGACAGCATGGACGAGGGCGACGAAGCCGCCGGTGGCGAGTTCCTGGTGGCTAACTTTGCCCGCTCCACCACGCTGTTCGACCGCATGTCGTTCTTGTTCAAGATGGGCCTGATCAACGACCAGTTCATCAAGAACGAACGAGCGCTGCTGGTTGAGGAGCGGCTGGGTCTCGGCGTCCGCCGCAAGGAAGCGCTGGTCAAGGGCAACTTCCCAACCGCTGCGTAA
- a CDS encoding HK97 family phage prohead protease, translating to MANLECPFELKSVDEAGNFEGYAAVFNNVDLGDDVIVPGAFTRVKATRGGKLKLALYHDLTRLVGAADFTSDDHGLLLKGQVNLKVSYARDAYELMKDEVLDSMSIGFNTLKADFEERAGRRVRVIKEAELWEASFVPFGMNPEAQVLSVKSDIRLFEKALRERMGLSQKEAAAVASLGYTALRRDGGSEATAIVDELKEIPNLFTQYFGVSP from the coding sequence ATGGCGAACCTTGAATGCCCCTTTGAGCTCAAGTCCGTCGACGAGGCCGGCAACTTCGAAGGCTACGCCGCGGTGTTCAACAACGTAGACCTCGGCGACGACGTGATCGTGCCAGGGGCGTTCACCCGGGTGAAGGCAACCCGCGGCGGCAAGCTCAAGCTTGCCCTGTACCACGACCTGACCCGCCTGGTCGGCGCCGCCGACTTCACGTCGGACGATCACGGCCTGCTCTTGAAGGGCCAGGTCAATCTCAAGGTCAGCTACGCGCGCGACGCGTACGAGCTGATGAAGGACGAAGTCCTCGACAGCATGTCGATTGGCTTCAACACCCTCAAGGCAGATTTCGAAGAGCGCGCCGGCCGGCGTGTCCGTGTCATCAAGGAGGCCGAACTCTGGGAGGCCTCATTCGTACCGTTCGGCATGAACCCCGAGGCGCAAGTTCTCAGCGTCAAGTCGGACATCAGGCTTTTCGAGAAGGCCCTGCGTGAACGCATGGGTCTCTCGCAGAAGGAAGCGGCGGCAGTCGCTTCGCTCGGCTACACCGCGCTGCGCCGTGACGGCGGAAGCGAGGCCACGGCGATCGTGGATGAGCTGAAAGAAATTCCCAACTTGTTCACCCAATATTTTGGAGTATCGCCATGA
- a CDS encoding phage portal protein, with protein sequence MAFKWYNPATWGFFGYTDPTTGNYVEADLEVGGRRTKAGVRITTRTALSISMVWSCVKVLSESLSGLPLKLYEDKQGGRQMVSGNDRMLKLLRKPNPYMTMLNFLKFVVVNMALRGNAFALIERNGQGDVIGLVPLDGRTVKIDTEDDLLYTVTPAEGNPFPVSPENMLHFKLFSLDGIVGLSPLEYQAETMGLAKAGQQWSARFMRKGGFTGGYVIYDGFLTEQQQEQILKRFPDVRKADTDDIGKMAILQGGPKIHPAGISQKDAQFIESQQFQEEALAGIYGVPLWLANRAGKTSIMGSNLEQQLIGFITFGLKPYIDTVEDELNSKLFGASGRFVEFVVEGLMRADSAGRSTYYGGALGGSGGSGWMSINEVRLKENLPPLEGEEYNRVTRWEMQTNGEP encoded by the coding sequence ATGGCATTCAAATGGTACAACCCCGCGACCTGGGGCTTTTTCGGTTATACCGACCCGACCACCGGGAACTATGTGGAGGCCGATCTAGAGGTTGGCGGCAGGCGGACGAAGGCTGGCGTGCGGATCACCACTAGGACCGCCTTGTCCATCAGCATGGTCTGGTCCTGCGTCAAAGTACTCTCGGAATCGCTGAGCGGCCTGCCGCTGAAGCTGTATGAGGATAAGCAGGGCGGTCGGCAGATGGTCAGCGGCAACGACCGCATGCTCAAGTTGCTGCGCAAGCCCAACCCCTACATGACCATGCTGAACTTTCTCAAGTTCGTGGTCGTGAACATGGCGCTGCGTGGCAACGCTTTCGCGCTGATCGAGCGCAACGGTCAGGGGGATGTGATCGGCCTGGTGCCGTTGGATGGTCGAACAGTCAAGATCGATACAGAAGACGATCTGCTTTACACGGTGACACCCGCCGAGGGTAACCCGTTTCCGGTTTCGCCCGAGAACATGCTGCATTTCAAGTTGTTTAGCCTTGATGGGATCGTCGGCCTTTCACCGCTCGAATACCAGGCCGAGACCATGGGCTTAGCCAAGGCGGGCCAGCAGTGGTCGGCCCGCTTCATGCGCAAAGGCGGCTTCACTGGCGGCTACGTCATCTACGACGGCTTTCTGACCGAACAGCAGCAAGAGCAGATCCTCAAGCGATTCCCAGATGTCCGCAAGGCTGACACTGACGACATCGGCAAGATGGCGATCCTGCAGGGCGGACCCAAGATTCACCCAGCCGGGATTTCGCAAAAAGATGCGCAGTTCATCGAATCCCAGCAGTTCCAAGAGGAGGCGCTGGCGGGCATCTACGGCGTGCCGCTCTGGTTGGCCAACCGCGCTGGCAAGACCTCAATCATGGGCTCCAACTTGGAGCAGCAACTGATCGGGTTCATCACCTTCGGCCTCAAGCCCTACATCGATACGGTCGAGGACGAGCTCAACAGCAAGCTGTTCGGTGCATCCGGGCGCTTTGTCGAGTTCGTCGTCGAGGGGCTGATGCGCGCTGATAGCGCTGGCCGATCCACCTACTACGGCGGTGCGCTAGGCGGCTCAGGAGGCTCTGGCTGGATGAGCATCAATGAGGTGCGCTTGAAGGAAAACCTGCCTCCCCTGGAAGGCGAAGAATACAACCGGGTTACTCGGTGGGAGATGCAAACAAATGGCGAACCTTGA
- a CDS encoding terminase large subunit, with the protein MMDWTTACPDWEQRIVARKSLIPFKPLFPTEAEEALDVFGALRMVDATGSPLMSETVRDWVNQFVAAIFGAYDPDEGRRLVSEFMLLISKKNGKSTIAAGIMLTALILNWRPSGEFIILAPTKEIADNSYIPIRDMVRADEELDALLKVQDHLRTVTHRQTNATLKVVAADSETVSGKKAIGVFVDELWVFGKRANAEAMLREATGGLASRPEGFIIWATTQSDAPPAGVFRQKLLYARKVRDGEIVDKSFLPVLYEFPKAMLDAGAHRDFSNAYITNPNLGLSVDEPFIERGYAQAQMDGEESFRGFLAKHLNVEIGLALLSDRWAGTDYWEQQASELCKTLDDLIERCEVIDIGIDGGGLDDLLGLAAIGREIGTRRWLTWTHAWAHPSVLERRKSEAPRIRDFAKDGHLTLVKRIGDDIDDVAQLVAKVEQAGLLDKVGLDPAGVGAILDALEAAGIPRDKIDGISQGWRLGGSIKTAERKLAEGALLHGGQPMMAWCCGNARVEPRGNSILITKQASGSAKIDPLMALFNAVTLMALNPEAKSGMDNYLNHGFFDLIG; encoded by the coding sequence AGGCCGAGGAAGCCCTCGACGTATTCGGTGCGCTCCGGATGGTCGATGCCACCGGTAGCCCGCTGATGTCCGAGACTGTGCGCGACTGGGTCAACCAGTTCGTGGCCGCCATATTCGGCGCCTATGACCCCGACGAGGGGCGTCGCCTGGTCAGCGAGTTCATGCTCCTGATCAGCAAGAAGAACGGCAAGTCGACGATTGCCGCTGGCATCATGCTAACGGCCTTGATCCTCAATTGGCGGCCCTCGGGTGAGTTCATCATCCTGGCGCCGACCAAGGAAATCGCGGACAACTCCTACATTCCGATCCGCGACATGGTGCGGGCCGATGAAGAATTAGACGCCTTGCTCAAAGTGCAGGACCACCTGCGCACCGTTACCCATCGGCAGACCAACGCCACGCTCAAGGTGGTGGCCGCCGACAGCGAGACCGTTTCAGGCAAGAAGGCCATCGGCGTGTTCGTCGATGAGCTGTGGGTATTCGGCAAGCGTGCGAATGCCGAAGCCATGTTGCGCGAGGCCACGGGTGGATTGGCGTCTCGGCCAGAGGGTTTCATCATCTGGGCAACGACCCAGTCTGATGCGCCGCCGGCCGGCGTGTTCCGGCAGAAGCTGCTGTATGCCCGCAAGGTGCGCGACGGCGAGATCGTCGACAAGTCGTTCTTGCCGGTGCTGTACGAGTTCCCCAAAGCGATGCTCGATGCTGGGGCGCACCGGGATTTCTCCAACGCCTATATCACCAACCCCAATCTGGGGCTGTCGGTCGATGAACCCTTCATCGAACGTGGATATGCCCAAGCGCAGATGGATGGGGAAGAGTCATTCCGCGGATTCTTGGCCAAGCACCTCAACGTCGAGATCGGCCTGGCCCTGTTGTCCGATCGCTGGGCTGGCACTGATTACTGGGAGCAGCAAGCTTCCGAGCTGTGCAAGACCCTGGATGATCTGATCGAGCGCTGCGAGGTGATCGACATCGGGATCGACGGCGGGGGGCTGGACGACCTGCTGGGGCTGGCTGCCATCGGGCGTGAAATAGGCACGCGGCGCTGGCTGACCTGGACTCACGCCTGGGCGCATCCATCGGTGCTGGAGCGCCGAAAGTCAGAAGCACCGCGCATTCGGGACTTCGCCAAGGATGGGCACCTGACACTGGTCAAGCGGATCGGTGATGACATTGATGACGTGGCCCAGTTGGTCGCGAAGGTCGAGCAGGCCGGGCTGTTGGACAAGGTCGGGCTCGACCCAGCTGGTGTCGGCGCGATTCTCGATGCCCTGGAGGCGGCCGGGATACCCCGCGACAAGATCGACGGCATTTCGCAGGGCTGGCGCTTGGGCGGATCAATCAAAACTGCGGAACGCAAGCTGGCAGAGGGCGCCCTGCTGCACGGCGGCCAGCCGATGATGGCGTGGTGCTGCGGCAATGCTCGTGTCGAGCCGCGAGGCAACTCGATACTGATCACGAAGCAGGCCAGCGGCTCGGCGAAGATCGACCCGCTCATGGCGCTGTTCAATGCTGTGACGCTGATGGCCCTCAATCCAGAAGCGAAGAGCGGCATGGACAACTACCTCAACCACGGCTTCTTCGACCTCATAGGCTGA